Genomic window (Drosophila willistoni isolate 14030-0811.24 chromosome 2L unlocalized genomic scaffold, UCI_dwil_1.1 Seg196, whole genome shotgun sequence):
ACATCATACCTTTCTATTGGCTGTTGAAAGTAAGTATTGGGATTTGATTGTTAATTTTTGGAAAGAAATTAAGTTTTGtctttttccgtttctttTAGTGTGCTTTCCTTATTTGGTGCATGCTACCAATGGAACAGAATGGCTCCGTTATTATCTATAACAAACTGGTGCGACCATACTTCCTGAAACATCATCAATGTAAGTTCCCTATATCGTTTTGTTCTTAAAGGAATTTCTATCTAATTCATCTGTTTCCTTGTCTTGCAGCTGTTGACAAGATCATTGATGATGGCATGAAGAAGGCATCCAGCGTGCTAAAGTCAGATTAGACCGCAATTGAATAGCCCACTACTTCCGTCACAAGCATTTGGGTATCCCCAGAGGAATCACTATTTGGAAACTTTGctaatttttaattacacacacatatatgatGCGTTTGTTagccacaaagaaaaaaatctcCGCTTGTTGTACAATTAAAACTCAACgtgtttttcctttatttgAACTAAGAAGAAGTAGCTTCAGCTTGCGCCTCATCGGCAGCTTTTCGACGGTTACGCCAAGCGGTCATGTAGGTCCGTGGATGTATTGGCAGGAGACCAGCAATGCCCAGCAACTCGGCAGCCGGCACTGAGAGATGTGCTCCCTTTCCCAGCCAGAAACGGATGCGTTCTGTATTGAGGGCCACTAGTCGCTCATTGAAATCATTGGGCAGGGGATCGTAGGATCCTACTTGTTCAATCACTGGCTGATGTTGGTTTTTGCGTCGCTGGAAATGGTATAaggataataataatatatatgtagatgaaAAGTTGCGGTTCTCTCACCTCCATGACAACAATGTGATAAAATGGTCGATTGGTGCAGCCCTGCCGAACGAAACGAATGATTTTGGCTGATTGCTTATAAAAGCGGCCAATACCACTGGCCGGGGTCAAGGACATTTTGTAGATTCAAATATATTGCAGGAAATTGAATTAGGAAGAATAATATATAACAGCTGAATCAGATCTGGCAACGCTTTTACATGTCCATGCCGATAGCAGTACAGTCGATTAGTGATGTGAGTCTTGGTTCCCGTATTTTATCGTTAATTCAGTGACTTAGACGGTTAAAGGTCTGTGagaaatatacatatcaaTTACCAAATATGTGGgacttttgaatattttatggACATTTAGTAGTCCATCTCCATTTGTGTAAAAGAATATCGGTTTTCGTGGCAAGTCTCTAGTTGCTTATCGATTTTTAGAAAATCCGTGTTGCCGTATAAAACGATCTGTCTTGTGGCAACACTGCTGCGAACGTGTGTGTCTGTGAACAAAAAACTGTGTGTGcgttaatttttgtttataaatttaattgcaaataCTGCACATATAACTTTCAATGGTGTGCGTCCACACACTAATACAATAATAtaatacacacatatatatgtacaattgAAAGTGCGACCCGTTATCAATGGATTTCGGAGTGGGAGTCGGAGCCTGACGTCTGACGCTGCTGCGaagtgaatttttttttcataccgagggaaaaagaaaaaaaatggcgCCCGCAACTTTTTCTTGAGTCGTGAAAGTCTTCGTGATGACGAAAAAGTGAAATAGAGAATTGTTTTGACCATTTTATAACACGGAGGCTAGTATTTTGTACgtgatttataaataaaaataccaTACACCTAAATATAATTACCAAAAAAGCAACAGAAAAAGTGCAATTATACATTTGCGTTTGGAAATTTTGcgcttttttctctctcccccCTTCCAACACACCTCTGCCACCGCCATCGCCACCTCCAActcctctccctctctctctctactttttttttattgctacATTTTCTATAATGTGCGCTGCACAGAGCAATCCGCCGCCCTTCGGCTACACTTGGGGCTTTGCAGACAACGGCAGCCGTACCGCCGAATCGGTATTGGAAATATCGCCAAATATTAATTACACCGTTAGTGGGGAATCGGTAAGTTCCAATCTGAAATTAATTGTTGTTCCTTTTCATAGTTATAATTAGCATGAAGAATTCTTatacttttctttttgaataatatgtatatatcgagTGCTTTTGCAAGTGCAAGCTGTTAACTAAATACCAAATCGATGCCACCCCCTCACTACCACCACAAACATCCTAATTTTTCTTCACCTCTCCGCCCACGTAATAGTGGGCCACAGAGAATCGTGTTGTGTGTCTCTGTCTCAGAATGTGGCCCCAACAACAAGGCAGCCCGCCACATACACACAAGTCtctaaaatacatacatacatacaaatatgaaTGTatacacaccaacacacatacatacatatatatatagatatatacatacaaatgaaCTTACGTACGTACGCTCGCATACATACCAGTTCGTTAGCTCGCtcgctcactcactcactcgctAGTTTTTGTGGGATGTCGTTGTCGCCGACCGCCGCCattgtgtatgtatatgtgcgtCGGCCCATCTAGCGTGTATGTATACGCTCGGCCGTTTCACGTACGATATACGTGGAGGAATaaatacataaagaaaaaatgacAACCAGCCACATATACTTTTATGTAACTGCGTTCGCTCGAAtgaatacatacacacacacactacataatatgtatgtatgtgagtaaGTTAGTGAGTGTAGGGTGAGTGTGTATGGCGAGTGTGTTAGAATTtcttttacaaatttttttcgtttccATTTCATTCGTAAACATTCATAATTTggtatttgtaaat
Coding sequences:
- the LOC6640622 gene encoding probable 28S ribosomal protein S16, mitochondrial, producing the protein MSLTPASGIGRFYKQSAKIIRFVRQGCTNRPFYHIVVMERRKNQHQPVIEQVGSYDPLPNDFNERLVALNTERIRFWLGKGAHLSVPAAELLGIAGLLPIHPRTYMTAWRNRRKAADEAQAEATSS